A portion of the Stegostoma tigrinum isolate sSteTig4 chromosome 46, sSteTig4.hap1, whole genome shotgun sequence genome contains these proteins:
- the LOC132207371 gene encoding paternally-expressed gene 3 protein-like: MHPAQASLNMHPAQASLNMHPAQASLIQDPTLPHPVLCPGLTHPEPSTGLTHPGPSPNLTHPVPNPGFTHPGPNPGLTHPAPSPGLTHPGPRPGLTHPGPRPGFTHPAPSPGFTHPAPSPGFTQHAPSPGFTQHAPSPGFTQHAPSPGFTQHAPSPGFTHPGPNPPPTSLTQYPTQASLTQDPTQASLTQLPAQASLTQDPDQASLTQDPDQASLTQDPDQASLTQKPAQASLTKDTAQASLTQDPAHASLTQLPAQASLTQNPAQASLTQDQAQLNPAEYAAQSSPNPAPSLGPPDPSPQLIPSSGLPDPTSRQGRAPSGTQSWPPPNSTQPRPPPASTQPRPPPASTQPSPPPASTQPTPPPGQHQTQASTSQRPTQASPSEHPTQTFHTCNPTQSSPSQHQTQASPTWHPTQASPTQHPNQASPSQHPTQTSPSCNPTQASSSQHPTQASPTWHPTQASPSQHPTQASPTTHPAQPFPTPTQRLLPPASTQPRAPPPGTQPSHPPPDSAQASPTQIPGSATATQPRPVQTGRPPTLVTGDSPVR; the protein is encoded by the exons ATGCACCCAGCCCAGGCTTCACTCAACATGCACCCAGCCCAGGCTTCACTCAACATGCACCCAGCCCAGGCTTCACTCATCCAGGAcccaaccctcccccacccagTACTGTGCCCAGGCCTCACTCACCCAGAACCCAGCACAGGCCTCACTCACCCAGGACCCAGCCCTAACCTCACTCACCCAGTACCCAACCCAGGCTTCACTCACCCAGGACCCAACCcaggcctcactcacccagctcCCAGCCCAGGCCTCACTCACCCAGGACCCAGACCAGGCCTCACTCACCCAGGACCCAGACCAGGCTTCACTCACCCTGCACCCAGCCCAGGCTTCACTCACCCTGCACCCAGCCCAGGCTTCACTCAACATGCACCCAGCCCAGGCTTCACTCAACATGCACCCAGCCCAGGCTTCACTCAACATGCACCCAGCCCAGGCTTCACTCAACATGCACCCAGCCCAGGCTTCACTCATCCAGGACCCAACCCTCCCCCAACCTCACTCACCCAGTACCCAACCCAGGCTTCACTCACCCAGGACCCAACCcaggcctcactcacccagctcCCAGCCCAGGCCTCACTCACCCAGGACCCAGACCAGGCCTCACTCACCCAGGACCCAGACCAGGCCTCACTCACCCAGGACCCAGACCAGGCCTCACTCACCCAGAAGCCAGCCCAGGCTTCACTTACCAAGGACACAGCCCAGGCTTCCCTCACCCAGGACCCAGCCCACGCCTCACTCACCCAGCTCCCAGCCCAGGCCTCACTCACCCAGAACCCAGCCCAGGCCTCACTCACCCAGGACCAAGCCCAG TTAAATCCTGCCGAGTACGCAGCTCAGTCCTCCCCTAACCCAGCACCAAGCCTCGGCCCTCCCGACCCATCGCCCCAGCTCATCCCCAGCTCAGGCCTCCCTGACCCAACATCCAGACAGGGCCGAGCCCCATCTGGCACCCAATCCTGGCCACCCCCAAACAGCACCCAGCCCAGGCCTCCCCCGGCCAGCACCCAGCCCAGGCCTCCCCCGGCCAGCACCCAGCCCAGTCCTCCCCCGGCCAGCACCCAACCCACGCCCCCACCCGGCCAGCACCAAACCCAGGCCTCTACCAGCCAGCGCCCAACCCAGGCGTCTCCCAGTGAGCACCCAACCCAGACTTTCCACACCTGCAACCCAACCCAGTCCTCTCCCAGCCAGCACCAAACCCAGGCCTCCCCCACCTGGCACCCAACCCAGGCTTCCCCCACCCAGCACCCAAACCAGGCCTCCCCCAGTCAGCACCCAACCCAGACTTCCCCCAGCTGCAACCCAACCCAGGCCTCCTCCAGCCAACACCCAACACAGGCTTCCCCCACCTGGCACCCAACCCAGGCCTCCCCCAGCCAGCACCCAACCCAGGCCTCCCCAACCACGCACCCAGCCCAGCCATTCCCCACCCCAACTCAGCGCCTGCTCCCCCCGGCCAGCACCCAACCCAGGGCTCCCCCACCCGGCACCCAGCCCAGCCATCCCCCACCCGACTCAGCGCAGGCTTCCCCCACCCAAATCCCAGGCTCAGCCACTGCCACCCAGCCCAGGCCTGTGCAGACCGGCAGACCCCCGACTCTTGTCACCGGTGACTCTCCCGTCCGCTAG